From Solidesulfovibrio carbinoliphilus subsp. oakridgensis, the proteins below share one genomic window:
- a CDS encoding ferredoxin-thioredoxin reductase catalytic domain-containing protein, with product MNANELYEQLKPLQEAKGSFFNPDRAMTLDLLASLLTNKERYGYMACPCRLASGTFALDRDVVCPCVYRDPDVAEFGACFCGLYVSPAVRDGKAPLPVVPERRPLEKTLAALG from the coding sequence ATGAACGCCAACGAACTTTACGAGCAGCTCAAGCCCCTCCAGGAGGCCAAGGGGAGCTTTTTCAACCCCGACAGGGCCATGACCCTGGATTTGCTGGCCAGCCTGCTCACCAACAAGGAACGCTACGGCTACATGGCCTGCCCCTGCCGTCTGGCCTCGGGCACCTTCGCCCTGGACCGGGACGTGGTCTGCCCATGCGTCTACCGCGACCCGGACGTGGCCGAGTTCGGGGCCTGCTTCTGCGGCCTGTACGTCTCCCCGGCCGTGCGCGACGGCAAGGCCCCCCTGCCCGTGGTGCCGGAACGCCGGCCCCTGGAAAAGACCCTGGCCGCCCTGGGCTGA
- a CDS encoding amino acid ABC transporter permease → MSEKAFRLTVRFLLLAALAGLLWLVLSHLRYHWDWEAVFAYRRIFVAGLGMTMVISIGAIVLGLALGLASGLASVSGSVVLSEMAALYVGAFRGTPLLVQILIFYFCIGVLVHVDSPYVIGTATLACFSGAYISEMVRAGVESVDRGQWETAVSSGLTHRQALFYVIFPQAARRIVPPVTGQFVSCIKDSSLLSVISVRELTKAAEVVNATTYKTFEAYLPLALLYLLLTWPLSHLTGRLERGIRNGTTFPPR, encoded by the coding sequence ATGAGCGAGAAGGCCTTTCGCCTGACGGTCCGTTTCCTGCTTCTGGCCGCCCTGGCCGGCCTCCTGTGGCTGGTCCTGTCGCACCTGCGCTACCACTGGGACTGGGAGGCGGTCTTCGCCTACCGCCGGATTTTCGTGGCCGGGCTCGGCATGACGATGGTCATTTCCATCGGCGCCATCGTCCTCGGCCTGGCCCTCGGACTGGCCTCGGGGCTGGCCTCGGTGTCGGGCAGCGTGGTCTTGAGCGAAATGGCGGCCCTCTATGTGGGGGCCTTTCGCGGCACGCCGCTGCTGGTGCAGATCCTCATCTTTTACTTCTGCATCGGGGTCCTGGTGCACGTGGACAGCCCCTACGTCATCGGCACGGCCACCCTGGCCTGTTTTTCCGGAGCCTACATCTCGGAGATGGTGCGGGCCGGGGTGGAATCCGTGGACCGGGGCCAGTGGGAGACGGCCGTGTCCTCGGGGCTGACCCACCGGCAGGCCCTTTTCTACGTGATATTTCCCCAGGCGGCCCGGCGGATCGTGCCGCCGGTGACGGGACAATTCGTCTCCTGCATCAAGGACTCCTCGCTCCTGTCGGTCATCAGCGTGCGCGAACTGACCAAGGCGGCCGAGGTCGTCAACGCCACCACCTACAAGACTTTCGAGGCCTACCTGCCCCTGGCGCTTTTGTACCTGCTCCTGACCTGGCCCCTTTCGCACTTGACCGGCCGTCTGGAAAGGGGAATACGTAACGGAACCACCTTTCCGCCGCGATAA
- a CDS encoding translocation/assembly module TamB domain-containing protein: protein MLGLVLLVWGLLLTPFGLGGAARVAERLIAAGSGMQARIENVSGVLPVSLSVGRFALADAKGPWLIVKDARLSWSPLALLRGRVEVREVAADIVRLRRAPALPPAAAEPMPLEWPPRFPRLPAILVDRLSVGRLILDKEVAGQAAVISISGRLAESGRGAVGLTLAATRQDGDKPLALRLAGSLNYADWRLAAKASLTDAPGGLLSAVLAGPDGGPLALDLTGDGPLDAWKGRLVATLSQKELLGLDLGLGVPLQKDATASFSLDAAATLPDGLLPEAVSRLVGQAPTCRLAGRYGLVSEDLFLDRLDASAAVGSLTATAGLKASDNTMTATAKLSLPDAARLDPSLAGVVEASLDASGHLSRPILGLRLVAKDVRSGPLALGAADLTARAEPTGDLSGPFPGATLSLAGNLTNLAGPEGTTLLGDDLALSLTAAVDGQGGIAAKALTITGKGGEVRLTDAGWQDGQAAGRLALNVADVAGAASLAGLKLSGSLATTADLTADAAGAGKATLTLRFADLAGRDPADTAAAALAALLGASPTLDLKAAFSPAGAELSELSLAGKAVTLTATGSVDARGQPVAAKVAAKIPDLSALGPALGQKAGGSLELSAEATSPAGAPHLQAKATADKLVLGDLALAAVTLDASATDALARPAGKLLLTARREGESARLETAFALAGDRLTVSDLKLAAPDAAFSGNAVLDTRTGRVSGKLSGNAANLAGLGRFVGQTLAGSLRLTATAEAKPAGQSLALDLSGANLRLPGVAAASLTVGASLDDVTGNPRGKATVAGKGVDAGGLSLATLSVAATGDGKLMAATVEAKGTIPGDKPLELATRATLAPAGQGRKLTLTALAGSLDARKFALTAPAVLTFGDGTTRLDGLALAYDKAVLTAQAAISPKQATAKATVDRFPLPLLSSFGLTGVDGTASATVTLSGSPARPELAADLRCEGVKMAAENTRGAPPLSVRATAGLSGGKATVKAVVAPNGKKEAVTLEAALPVRFAVEPFVFDLPQGGSLTGRLLADTDLSDLAPLLAQANTRATGRLTADLALGGSLAAPTVSGAMALAASRFENADSGLVLRALTLRAEAANGVLTIVQGAGQDTKGGSFTLSGSVGFADPVNGPVDLTLRLSKLQVAGLDQYTAKADGTIAVKGTLSRMQASGALTIGPADINLPTNLPPSVVVIPVVYVNDPRAPKTKPKPTPPAAARHIDLDLKIALGQAVYVRGMGLESRWGGEIAVTGTAAAPVVIGKYYVEKGLVELFGSNLEITKGDVVFRGESPPAPTLDILAETTSDDVTAGVSITGDAGNPSINLTSNPPLPHDEVLSRILFGQSAATLSPIQAAQLAQAAASLYAGGSPTSILARTRRILGLDQLTLVSGKGGISSTVVKATKEIVKGVNVGVEQGLGAQSGAVSVEVQVTPNITVDSRVGVDNKQGVGVNWKWDY from the coding sequence GTGCTTGGCCTGGTCCTTCTCGTCTGGGGACTGCTCCTGACGCCCTTTGGCCTTGGCGGCGCGGCCCGTGTGGCCGAACGCCTGATCGCCGCCGGCTCTGGCATGCAGGCCCGCATCGAGAACGTGTCCGGCGTCCTGCCGGTTTCGCTCTCCGTCGGCCGGTTCGCCCTGGCCGACGCCAAGGGCCCGTGGCTCATCGTCAAGGACGCCCGCCTGTCCTGGTCGCCCCTGGCCCTTTTGCGGGGCCGGGTGGAGGTCCGCGAGGTCGCGGCCGACATCGTCCGCCTGCGCCGGGCACCGGCCCTGCCGCCGGCTGCGGCCGAGCCCATGCCGCTTGAATGGCCGCCGCGCTTTCCGCGCCTGCCGGCCATCCTGGTCGACCGGCTTTCGGTCGGCCGGCTGATCCTCGACAAGGAAGTGGCCGGACAGGCCGCCGTCATCTCCATCTCCGGCCGGCTGGCCGAATCCGGGCGCGGGGCCGTCGGCCTGACCCTTGCCGCCACGCGCCAGGACGGGGACAAGCCCTTGGCCCTGCGGCTGGCCGGGTCCCTCAATTACGCCGACTGGCGGCTGGCGGCCAAGGCGTCCCTGACCGACGCCCCGGGTGGGCTCCTGTCCGCCGTCCTGGCCGGCCCGGACGGCGGCCCCCTGGCCCTGGACCTGACCGGCGACGGGCCGCTTGACGCCTGGAAGGGCCGGCTGGTCGCGACCCTGTCGCAAAAGGAGCTTCTCGGCCTGGACCTCGGCCTTGGCGTGCCGCTTCAAAAAGACGCCACCGCCTCCTTTTCCCTGGACGCGGCCGCCACCCTGCCGGACGGCCTCCTGCCCGAGGCCGTTTCCCGTCTCGTGGGCCAGGCGCCGACCTGCCGTCTGGCCGGCCGCTACGGCCTGGTGTCCGAGGACCTCTTCCTGGACCGCCTGGACGCGTCCGCCGCCGTCGGCAGCCTGACGGCCACGGCCGGGCTCAAGGCCTCGGACAATACGATGACGGCCACGGCCAAACTGTCCCTGCCCGACGCCGCCCGCCTGGACCCGTCCCTGGCCGGGGTCGTGGAGGCCAGCCTCGACGCCTCGGGGCACCTGTCCCGGCCCATCCTCGGCCTGCGCCTCGTGGCCAAAGACGTCCGCTCCGGGCCGCTGGCCCTTGGCGCGGCCGACCTGACGGCCAGGGCCGAGCCCACGGGCGACTTGTCCGGCCCCTTTCCCGGCGCGACCCTGTCTCTTGCCGGCAATCTGACCAATCTGGCCGGTCCCGAGGGCACCACGCTCCTTGGCGACGACCTGGCCCTGTCCCTCACCGCGGCCGTGGACGGCCAGGGCGGCATCGCCGCCAAGGCCCTGACCATCACCGGCAAGGGCGGGGAGGTGCGCCTGACCGACGCCGGCTGGCAGGACGGCCAGGCCGCCGGCAGGCTGGCCCTCAATGTCGCCGACGTGGCCGGCGCGGCCTCCCTGGCCGGGCTCAAGCTGTCGGGCTCCCTGGCCACCACGGCCGACCTGACCGCCGATGCGGCCGGCGCGGGCAAGGCCACGCTCACGCTCCGGTTCGCCGATCTGGCCGGCCGCGACCCGGCCGATACGGCCGCCGCCGCCCTGGCCGCGCTCCTTGGCGCCTCCCCGACCCTCGACCTCAAGGCCGCCTTCTCGCCGGCCGGCGCAGAACTGTCCGAACTGTCCCTGGCCGGCAAGGCCGTCACCCTGACCGCCACCGGCAGCGTCGATGCCAGGGGCCAGCCCGTGGCCGCCAAGGTCGCGGCCAAAATCCCGGACCTGTCCGCGCTCGGCCCGGCCCTGGGACAAAAGGCCGGCGGCAGCCTGGAACTCTCGGCCGAAGCCACGAGCCCGGCCGGGGCCCCGCATCTCCAGGCCAAGGCCACGGCCGACAAGCTGGTCCTTGGCGATCTGGCCCTGGCCGCGGTCACGCTCGACGCCTCGGCCACGGACGCCCTGGCCCGGCCCGCCGGCAAGCTCCTCCTCACCGCCCGGCGCGAAGGCGAGTCGGCCAGACTGGAAACGGCCTTTGCCCTGGCCGGCGACCGGCTGACGGTTTCGGACTTGAAACTGGCCGCGCCGGACGCCGCGTTCTCCGGCAACGCCGTTCTCGACACCAGGACCGGCCGGGTCTCGGGCAAACTTTCCGGCAATGCGGCCAATCTGGCCGGCCTCGGCCGGTTCGTCGGCCAGACGCTCGCCGGCAGCCTGCGCCTGACCGCCACGGCCGAGGCCAAACCGGCCGGGCAGAGCCTTGCCCTGGACCTGTCCGGCGCGAACCTGCGCCTGCCCGGGGTCGCGGCGGCGAGCCTCACCGTCGGGGCCAGTCTCGACGACGTGACGGGAAATCCCCGGGGCAAGGCCACGGTGGCCGGCAAGGGCGTGGACGCCGGCGGACTTTCCCTGGCCACCCTGTCCGTGGCCGCCACCGGCGACGGCAAGCTCATGGCGGCCACGGTCGAGGCCAAGGGGACCATCCCCGGCGACAAGCCCCTGGAGTTGGCCACCCGGGCCACCCTGGCCCCGGCCGGCCAGGGGCGAAAACTCACCCTGACGGCCCTCGCCGGCAGCCTCGACGCCCGCAAGTTCGCCCTGACCGCGCCGGCCGTCCTGACCTTTGGCGACGGGACCACCCGGCTGGACGGCCTGGCGCTTGCCTACGACAAGGCGGTGCTGACCGCCCAGGCCGCCATCAGCCCGAAGCAGGCCACGGCCAAGGCCACGGTGGACCGCTTTCCCCTGCCCCTTTTGTCTTCCTTCGGCCTGACCGGCGTGGACGGCACGGCCTCGGCCACCGTCACCCTGTCCGGCTCCCCGGCCCGGCCGGAACTGGCCGCCGACCTCCGCTGCGAGGGCGTCAAAATGGCGGCCGAGAACACGCGCGGCGCCCCGCCCCTGTCCGTCCGGGCCACGGCCGGCCTAAGCGGCGGCAAGGCGACCGTGAAGGCCGTGGTCGCGCCGAACGGCAAGAAGGAGGCCGTGACCCTGGAGGCGGCCCTGCCCGTGCGCTTCGCCGTGGAGCCCTTCGTCTTCGACCTGCCCCAGGGCGGGAGCCTCACCGGCCGGCTCCTGGCCGACACCGACCTGTCCGACCTGGCCCCCCTCCTGGCCCAGGCCAACACCCGGGCCACGGGCCGCCTGACCGCCGATCTGGCCCTTGGCGGCAGCCTGGCCGCCCCCACCGTGTCCGGGGCCATGGCCCTGGCCGCCAGCCGCTTCGAGAACGCGGACAGCGGGCTCGTCCTTCGGGCACTCACCCTGCGGGCCGAGGCCGCGAACGGCGTGCTGACCATCGTCCAGGGCGCGGGCCAGGACACCAAGGGCGGGTCCTTCACCCTCTCCGGCTCGGTCGGCTTCGCCGATCCGGTCAACGGCCCCGTGGACCTGACCCTGCGCCTGTCCAAGCTGCAGGTGGCCGGCCTCGACCAGTACACGGCCAAGGCCGACGGCACGATCGCGGTCAAGGGCACGCTCTCGCGCATGCAGGCCTCCGGGGCCCTGACCATCGGCCCGGCGGACATCAACCTGCCGACCAACCTGCCCCCAAGCGTGGTGGTCATCCCGGTCGTCTACGTCAACGACCCCAGGGCTCCCAAAACCAAACCCAAGCCCACCCCGCCGGCGGCGGCCCGCCACATCGACCTCGATCTCAAGATCGCGCTTGGCCAGGCGGTCTACGTGCGCGGCATGGGCCTCGAATCCCGCTGGGGCGGCGAGATCGCCGTCACGGGCACGGCCGCCGCCCCGGTCGTCATCGGCAAGTATTACGTGGAAAAGGGCCTGGTCGAACTTTTCGGCAGCAACCTCGAAATCACCAAGGGCGACGTCGTTTTCCGCGGCGAGTCCCCGCCGGCTCCGACCCTTGACATCCTGGCCGAGACCACTTCCGACGACGTCACCGCCGGCGTCTCCATCACCGGCGACGCGGGGAACCCCTCGATCAACCTGACCTCCAACCCGCCGCTGCCCCACGACGAGGTTCTCTCGCGCATCCTTTTCGGCCAAAGCGCCGCCACCCTCTCCCCGATCCAGGCCGCCCAGCTGGCCCAGGCCGCGGCCTCCCTCTACGCCGGCGGCTCGCCGACCAGCATCCTGGCCCGCACCCGGCGCATCCTCGGCCTCGACCAGCTCACCCTGGTCTCGGGCAAGGGCGGCATCTCCTCCACGGTCGTGAAGGCCACCAAGGAGATCGTCAAGGGGGTCAACGTGGGCGTGGAACAGGGCCTTGGCGCCCAAAGCGGCGCCGTGTCCGTGGAAGTCCAGGTCACCCCCAACATCACCGTGGACAGCCGGGTCGGCGTGGACAACAAGCAGGGCGTGGGCGTCAACTGGAAGTGGGATTATTGA
- a CDS encoding glutaredoxin family protein, whose protein sequence is MSDIKVYALSTCVHCKHAKEYLEDHQIPYDCTHVDFLSGEERNQVMDIVRKLNPAVSFPTIVIGDKVIVGFRREEIEEALSKCEKK, encoded by the coding sequence ATGTCCGACATCAAAGTCTATGCCCTCTCCACCTGCGTGCACTGCAAGCACGCCAAGGAATACCTCGAAGACCACCAGATCCCCTACGACTGCACCCACGTGGACTTCCTGTCCGGCGAGGAGCGCAACCAGGTCATGGACATCGTGCGCAAGCTCAACCCCGCCGTGTCCTTTCCGACCATCGTCATCGGGGACAAGGTCATCGTCGGTTTCCGCCGCGAGGAGATCGAGGAAGCCCTGTCCAAGTGCGAGAAGAAATGA
- a CDS encoding autotransporter assembly complex protein TamA has protein sequence MHRMTAFLLWAILACMVLGAAPVRAETPPAPAAGAPAGLAYVVRYDGDIAPDTLALLRQISKAESLLQSPPDSVLLLERRAEEDKAAFLKVFQSEGRFAATVAATVDQSVSPAVLTYHITPGPRFELRRVTLAPTGDTAGEAGVLPAPAAIGLGVPSPFSARAVVEAEGRILAALRKNAHPFVAIADRKVTADFDTHAVTVAWTVDTGPRAAFGELRFAGVATVKERFLANMAPWQPGQAYDADLVARYRKTLNGLDLFNAVQIEPINEPGPDGRIPLRVVVVERKHRTIKGGIDYKTDEGPGANLGWEHRNLFGGGEKFSVAAGASAIEQTGEAAFEKPDFITPKELFKSKAKVADEDKKAYKGQNAQATASVRRQFTDAFSAAAGLGLRASRIEEDKSKPWENDKRYGFVFLPLETTYDTRDDVLDAHKGLLGSFSFAPYWATLAQGQSFLRPEFSLSNYFKLADDPGVVLATRIIGGANIGADRDDVPPDLRWYAGGSGSIRGYPYQTVGPLRSKTPVGGGSLLTFSVELRLRITELVGLVPFVDGGSAFENALPPYNQPLLLGAGLGIRIYTPIGPIRFDVATPVTRRKDIDDIAQFYFSIGQSF, from the coding sequence ATGCATCGTATGACCGCCTTTCTGCTCTGGGCCATTCTCGCCTGCATGGTCCTTGGCGCCGCGCCCGTCCGGGCCGAAACCCCTCCCGCCCCGGCGGCCGGGGCTCCGGCCGGGCTGGCCTACGTGGTCCGCTACGACGGGGACATCGCGCCGGACACCCTGGCCCTCCTGCGCCAGATATCGAAGGCCGAGTCCCTGCTCCAATCCCCGCCGGATTCGGTCCTGCTCCTCGAACGCCGGGCCGAGGAGGACAAGGCGGCCTTCCTGAAGGTCTTCCAGTCCGAAGGCCGTTTCGCGGCCACGGTCGCCGCCACCGTGGACCAGTCCGTGTCCCCGGCCGTCCTCACCTATCACATCACGCCCGGCCCCCGGTTCGAACTGCGCCGGGTCACCCTGGCCCCGACCGGGGACACCGCGGGCGAAGCCGGGGTCCTGCCCGCGCCCGCGGCCATCGGCCTTGGCGTGCCGTCGCCTTTTTCCGCCAGGGCCGTGGTCGAGGCCGAGGGCAGGATCCTCGCCGCCCTGCGCAAGAACGCCCACCCCTTCGTGGCCATCGCCGACCGCAAGGTCACGGCCGACTTCGACACCCACGCCGTCACCGTGGCCTGGACCGTGGACACCGGCCCCCGGGCGGCCTTTGGCGAGCTGCGGTTTGCCGGGGTGGCCACGGTCAAGGAGCGCTTCCTGGCGAACATGGCCCCGTGGCAGCCCGGCCAGGCCTACGACGCCGATCTGGTGGCCCGGTACCGCAAGACCTTAAATGGCCTCGATCTTTTTAACGCCGTCCAGATCGAGCCCATAAACGAGCCCGGCCCGGACGGCCGCATCCCGCTCCGGGTCGTGGTGGTCGAGCGCAAGCACCGGACCATAAAGGGCGGCATCGACTACAAGACCGACGAAGGCCCCGGGGCCAACCTCGGCTGGGAGCACCGCAACCTTTTCGGCGGGGGCGAGAAATTCTCGGTCGCGGCCGGCGCCTCGGCCATCGAGCAGACCGGCGAAGCCGCCTTTGAAAAGCCGGATTTCATCACGCCAAAGGAGCTCTTCAAATCCAAGGCCAAGGTGGCCGACGAGGACAAGAAGGCGTACAAGGGCCAAAACGCCCAGGCCACGGCCTCGGTGCGCCGCCAGTTCACGGACGCCTTTTCGGCTGCCGCCGGCCTTGGCCTGCGGGCCTCGCGCATCGAGGAGGACAAGTCGAAGCCCTGGGAGAACGACAAGCGCTACGGCTTCGTCTTTTTGCCGCTCGAGACCACCTACGACACCCGGGACGACGTGCTCGACGCCCATAAGGGCCTTCTCGGCAGCTTTTCCTTCGCCCCCTACTGGGCCACCCTGGCCCAGGGCCAGAGCTTCCTGCGCCCGGAATTTTCGCTCTCCAATTATTTCAAGCTGGCCGATGACCCGGGTGTGGTCCTGGCCACCCGCATCATCGGCGGGGCCAACATCGGCGCCGACCGCGACGACGTTCCCCCGGACCTGCGCTGGTACGCCGGCGGGTCGGGCTCCATCCGGGGCTACCCCTACCAGACGGTCGGTCCGCTGCGCAGCAAGACGCCGGTCGGCGGCGGCTCGCTTTTGACCTTTTCGGTGGAACTGCGGCTGCGGATCACGGAGCTTGTCGGCCTGGTTCCCTTTGTCGACGGCGGTTCGGCCTTTGAAAACGCCCTGCCTCCCTACAACCAGCCCCTTCTGCTCGGGGCGGGCCTCGGCATTCGCATCTACACCCCGATCGGACCCATACGGTTCGATGTGGCCACGCCGGTGACGCGGCGCAAGGATATCGACGACATTGCCCAATTCTACTTCAGCATCGGACAATCCTTCTAG
- a CDS encoding transporter substrate-binding domain-containing protein, giving the protein MIRFIRIVSLAFVALTMCCGTSVAVTPFDVYEGSNLRKIVQRGTLVVGMELKFWPFEYVDEQGNPVGFDVDIARTLAERLGVKLEIKDMEWTGLIPALTAGKIDLIISGITGTLERGKSITFTSPYFTTGLCALLSAQKAGDVTDAAALDAPGRIIAVKTGTTADLVATKRFPKATINRYSDETACVQEVVAGRVDAFFYDQISIGKHHRQNPETTKALLTPFTYEPFCIALQKGDFDWWQWLESYLATIKSDGTLEALRAKYFKDILGN; this is encoded by the coding sequence ATGATCCGTTTCATCCGCATCGTGAGCCTTGCCTTCGTCGCCCTGACCATGTGCTGCGGCACCTCGGTCGCCGTGACCCCCTTTGACGTCTACGAGGGCAGCAACCTGCGCAAGATCGTCCAACGCGGCACGCTGGTCGTCGGCATGGAACTGAAGTTCTGGCCCTTCGAGTACGTGGACGAACAGGGCAATCCCGTCGGCTTCGACGTGGACATCGCCAGGACCCTGGCCGAACGGCTCGGGGTCAAACTCGAAATCAAGGACATGGAATGGACCGGCCTCATCCCGGCCCTGACCGCCGGCAAAATCGATCTCATCATCTCCGGCATCACCGGCACCCTGGAACGCGGCAAGTCCATCACCTTCACCTCGCCCTACTTCACCACCGGCCTGTGCGCCTTGCTCAGCGCCCAAAAGGCCGGAGACGTGACCGACGCGGCCGCCCTTGACGCCCCGGGCCGGATCATCGCGGTCAAGACCGGCACCACGGCCGATCTGGTGGCCACCAAGCGGTTCCCCAAGGCCACGATAAACCGCTACAGCGACGAGACGGCCTGCGTCCAGGAAGTGGTGGCCGGCCGGGTGGACGCCTTCTTCTACGACCAGATCTCCATCGGCAAGCACCACAGGCAGAATCCCGAAACCACCAAGGCGCTCCTTACGCCGTTCACCTACGAACCCTTCTGCATCGCCCTGCAAAAAGGCGACTTCGACTGGTGGCAATGGCTGGAGTCCTACCTCGCCACCATCAAGAGCGACGGGACCCTCGAGGCCCTGCGCGCCAAATATTTCAAGGACATTCTCGGCAACTAG